In Candidatus Saccharibacteria bacterium oral taxon 488, a single window of DNA contains:
- a CDS encoding ABC transporter ATP-binding protein, with amino-acid sequence MSILTLRDIIYSYADGTSNVLNGINYQFEKGKFYAIVGSSGAGKSTLLGLLAGLDTPTGGQILFDDQDIAEQGYSHHRKHNISLVFQNYNLIDYLTPLENLKLVNPKATNETLHAMGLDDDHIHRNVMKLSGGQQQRVAIGRALVSHAPIILADEPTGNLDETTAADIIDILRRAAHENDKCVIVVTHSKQLAKQADVVLKLKDKKLRA; translated from the coding sequence ATGTCAATACTTACTTTACGCGATATCATTTACTCATACGCTGACGGCACTAGCAATGTGCTGAATGGGATCAATTATCAATTTGAAAAAGGCAAATTCTACGCCATCGTCGGTAGTTCTGGCGCCGGCAAGTCGACACTGCTGGGACTGCTAGCGGGGCTCGACACACCGACTGGCGGGCAGATTTTGTTCGATGATCAAGACATCGCCGAGCAGGGTTATTCGCATCATCGCAAGCACAATATCTCGCTGGTGTTTCAGAATTATAACCTGATCGATTATCTGACGCCGCTGGAAAACTTGAAATTAGTTAATCCTAAAGCCACCAACGAAACGTTGCACGCCATGGGCCTGGACGACGATCACATTCACCGCAACGTCATGAAGCTTTCCGGCGGTCAGCAACAACGCGTAGCGATCGGTCGAGCCCTCGTCTCACATGCACCGATTATCTTGGCGGACGAGCCGACCGGCAACCTGGACGAAACCACCGCCGCCGACATCATCGACATCCTGCGCCGAGCCGCCCACGAAAATGACAAATGCGTCATCGTCGTCACTCACAGCAAGCAGCTGGCTAAGCAGGCGGACGTGGTGTTGAAGCTGAAAGATAAGAAGCTACGAGCATAG
- a CDS encoding FtsX-like permease family protein, which translates to MMTIIKRAWTAVARKRRRSLTIALIMTLIFMLLIGTLTVQQTMAQLKQSVERNIRAGFSIASKQPSGEVPMEMARQVQRLDKVKAHNFQSETTAGLPSKQLIDVAGSGVQLDTGIAGEAKVTGATESNLLGEFTGKFYQLEQGKHLTERDQNAALIHKTFAEKNNIKPGDKLDITKDGRRVTVTVMGIFSGKGEKPAVLQSDMAENHVITNLAAAQQLTGSQQLTRATYFAENPHQLKSLTDHVKSLPNVDWQKFSLTDNGAVFAGVLQNIAGIQNILTIATIGAAGAGLAVLSLVLVFWVRGRLHEIGILLSIGTSKRQIIGQFLAELAIIALVSSVFALAIGSVASSQISTALTAQTDQSQHIEKTAVHAAPVATYLEAFAFGYMVVLLSAIAATAPIMRQSPKQILAKLS; encoded by the coding sequence ATGATGACGATTATCAAACGAGCCTGGACGGCTGTGGCGCGCAAACGGCGTCGCAGCCTGACTATCGCCCTGATCATGACGCTGATTTTCATGCTGCTCATCGGCACGCTGACGGTGCAACAAACGATGGCGCAGCTGAAGCAATCGGTCGAGCGGAACATTCGTGCCGGTTTTAGCATCGCCAGCAAGCAGCCATCGGGCGAAGTGCCGATGGAGATGGCACGACAGGTGCAACGCCTGGACAAGGTCAAAGCACATAATTTCCAATCAGAAACTACCGCGGGACTGCCAAGCAAACAATTGATCGACGTGGCAGGCAGTGGCGTGCAGCTGGACACTGGGATCGCTGGCGAAGCGAAGGTGACGGGTGCGACAGAGAGCAATCTGCTCGGCGAGTTCACTGGTAAATTTTACCAACTGGAGCAGGGCAAGCACTTGACCGAGCGCGATCAAAACGCGGCCCTGATTCACAAAACGTTTGCCGAGAAAAATAATATCAAGCCAGGCGACAAGCTGGACATCACCAAAGACGGCCGGCGCGTGACGGTGACTGTCATGGGTATCTTCAGCGGCAAAGGTGAAAAGCCAGCGGTCTTGCAATCCGACATGGCGGAGAATCATGTCATAACCAACTTAGCTGCGGCGCAGCAGCTGACAGGTAGCCAGCAGTTGACGCGAGCGACATATTTCGCCGAAAATCCGCATCAGCTGAAGTCGCTAACAGACCATGTCAAAAGCTTACCAAACGTTGATTGGCAAAAATTTAGCCTAACTGACAACGGGGCCGTGTTCGCTGGAGTTCTCCAAAACATCGCTGGCATCCAAAACATCTTGACGATTGCCACCATCGGTGCGGCCGGGGCAGGGCTGGCAGTTTTGTCGCTGGTGTTGGTGTTCTGGGTGCGCGGCCGCTTGCATGAAATTGGTATCTTGCTGTCCATCGGCACGTCGAAGCGGCAGATTATCGGGCAGTTCTTGGCGGAGCTGGCGATCATCGCTCTAGTGAGCTCGGTGTTCGCGCTCGCCATCGGCTCGGTCGCCTCATCACAGATTTCTACTGCCCTGACAGCGCAAACTGACCAAAGCCAGCACATAGAAAAGACTGCGGTACACGCCGCGCCAGTAGCGACCTACCTAGAGGCTTTCGCCTTCGGCTACATGGTCGTTCTGCTATCAGCCATCGCTGCCACCGCGCCAATCATGCGCCAATCACCAAAGCAAATTTTAGCAAAATTAAGTTAG
- a CDS encoding ABC transporter permease, with protein sequence MSFMQRAWLYITRKKLKTLILLAILLCMSTIMLSGFAIKHSTDAAAQSLDKTLKAGFTLGNNPRTNPGTARGSGTVSNKDIDAVKNLEGVTDYVKRQNATVDFINTKLVPLPSGGSGYDAEKDKQFGNAATIIGVNKSESEKKFRAESLKLIAGRHITENDSHKILVHEDFAKANNLKLGSKIKLKANQYDTDNEHPSKDEVEVEIVGIFNGKNPKQATYQVELFENLFLTDLTTTRQLNAYTAQNEIYQDATFFTKGTKQLDEVMARANKLSVNWQKYQLNKNSQELAGVTGAVNGVYGLIDGMLWVTALVSVAVIGMVLYLWMNERKREAGVLLATGVPQSKIVLQYIAELVMIAMLSFGASYFTAGLIAQQLGDHVVSQAAQNATRQAGSSLNGASLGADADSVTSSRTLDKVTVGVQPADLLAVWGAGLAVIIIAVLLASRPITQSTPKELLTEVD encoded by the coding sequence ATGTCATTCATGCAACGTGCCTGGTTATATATCACCAGGAAAAAACTCAAAACGCTGATTTTGCTGGCGATTTTGCTGTGTATGTCGACGATTATGCTGAGTGGATTTGCCATCAAGCATTCGACCGACGCGGCGGCGCAGTCGCTGGATAAAACGCTCAAGGCCGGCTTCACGCTGGGCAATAATCCGCGCACCAATCCGGGAACGGCCCGCGGTTCGGGAACGGTGTCGAATAAAGACATCGACGCGGTGAAAAATCTGGAGGGCGTGACGGACTATGTCAAGCGCCAGAACGCCACGGTCGATTTTATCAACACCAAACTGGTGCCACTACCGAGCGGTGGCAGCGGCTATGATGCCGAGAAAGATAAGCAGTTTGGCAACGCTGCGACTATCATCGGTGTCAATAAATCTGAGTCCGAGAAGAAGTTCCGCGCTGAGTCGCTCAAGCTCATCGCTGGCCGGCACATCACCGAAAACGATTCGCACAAGATTTTGGTGCACGAAGATTTTGCCAAGGCTAACAACCTGAAGCTTGGCAGTAAAATTAAACTGAAGGCTAACCAATACGACACCGACAACGAGCATCCATCCAAGGACGAGGTGGAAGTGGAAATCGTCGGTATATTTAACGGCAAGAACCCAAAGCAGGCGACCTATCAGGTGGAGCTGTTCGAGAATTTGTTCTTGACTGACCTCACGACAACTCGCCAGTTGAATGCCTATACAGCGCAAAATGAGATTTACCAGGACGCCACGTTCTTCACCAAAGGCACTAAGCAGCTGGATGAGGTGATGGCGCGGGCGAATAAACTGTCGGTTAATTGGCAAAAGTATCAATTGAATAAGAATAGTCAGGAACTGGCTGGCGTGACTGGTGCGGTGAATGGCGTGTACGGCTTGATCGACGGTATGTTGTGGGTAACGGCGCTGGTTAGCGTGGCGGTGATCGGCATGGTGCTGTACTTGTGGATGAACGAGCGTAAGCGCGAAGCGGGCGTGCTCTTGGCGACGGGCGTGCCGCAGTCAAAGATTGTGTTGCAATATATCGCTGAGCTGGTGATGATCGCGATGTTGAGTTTCGGTGCGTCGTACTTTACCGCAGGGCTGATCGCACAACAACTGGGCGATCATGTTGTGTCGCAGGCGGCACAGAATGCCACGCGCCAAGCTGGCAGTTCGCTGAACGGCGCGTCGCTCGGTGCTGACGCTGACTCGGTGACGTCATCGCGGACGCTGGACAAGGTAACGGTTGGCGTGCAGCCGGCGGATCTGCTAGCAGTGTGGGGCGCTGGACTGGCGGTGATTATCATTGCGGTACTGCTGGCTTCGCGGCCGATTACCCAGTCAACGCCGAAAGAATTACTAACCGAAGTGGACTAG
- a CDS encoding DNA-binding protein — MTLKYKAVKMKNPAKPADPPKYYARESEAGRIDLPELSDNIARHSTTVSKTDIQAVLTILGEELASLLAKGHSVHLGELGYFHVTLKSKGVAEEKDVNPSIIEEAKVRFIAGSVLKKELKNTKFEKDAEPKKDTPTSKPGA; from the coding sequence ATGACATTGAAATATAAAGCCGTTAAGATGAAAAATCCAGCCAAACCAGCTGATCCGCCAAAGTATTATGCCCGCGAATCGGAAGCTGGCCGCATCGACTTGCCCGAACTCTCCGATAATATTGCTCGCCATTCTACCACTGTTAGTAAGACGGATATTCAGGCGGTTTTGACGATTTTGGGCGAGGAATTGGCATCACTGCTTGCCAAAGGTCACAGCGTGCACCTGGGCGAGCTTGGTTATTTCCACGTTACGCTCAAATCCAAAGGCGTCGCCGAAGAAAAAGACGTCAATCCTAGTATTATTGAAGAGGCCAAAGTCCGCTTTATCGCAGGCAGCGTCCTCAAAAAAGAACTGAAAAACACCAAATTCGAAAAGGACGCCGAACCAAAGAAAGACACCCCGACATCAAAACCAGGAGCATAG
- a CDS encoding GrpB family protein: protein MDRELEKMSLEELWQLFPIFLVEHNREWARWYDEEVKSISSLVPEKYITQISHIGSTAIPNIQAKNIVDILLEVPSEKELEPVKNILVENNWLCMSQKAKRISLNKGYTKQGFADKVFHLHIRVVGDNDEIYFRDYLRENGDIAKQYEKLKLQLWKEFEYDRDGYTDAKSDFIRKYTKIAREKYGSKNRSS from the coding sequence ATGGACAGAGAGCTAGAGAAAATGAGTTTGGAAGAATTGTGGCAATTATTCCCCATATTTCTTGTAGAACACAATAGAGAATGGGCACGCTGGTATGATGAGGAAGTAAAATCCATCTCTTCATTGGTGCCAGAAAAATACATAACACAAATATCTCACATTGGTAGCACGGCCATCCCAAATATACAGGCAAAGAATATAGTAGATATATTGCTTGAAGTCCCGTCGGAAAAAGAATTAGAGCCTGTAAAAAATATTCTTGTTGAAAATAATTGGCTGTGCATGAGCCAGAAAGCAAAACGAATCTCATTGAATAAGGGATATACCAAACAGGGCTTCGCGGATAAGGTATTTCATCTCCACATTAGGGTTGTGGGGGATAATGATGAGATCTACTTTAGGGATTATCTACGCGAGAATGGCGATATTGCTAAACAGTACGAAAAATTGAAACTACAACTTTGGAAGGAATTTGAGTATGACAGAGATGGATATACTGATGCAAAAAGCGATTTTATCAGAAAGTATACTAAAATAGCTAGAGAAAAATACGGGTCCAAGAATAGGTCTTCCTAA
- a CDS encoding HAMP domain-containing histidine kinase, protein MKRLKLFPKTFLVSIGLFAALIILAHALVYTLMPQFYLQQKERQAANNLAMLTTELRGKSAEEMRRLSQEFASMKNVNITLTIDGRDQYFQGFQSVNIVTDSGKPVDTSVVKIADGQTIDPRSVILQQGSVADNRGQTARIKLLADVAPVTQAKLATLHVLPYTMLGSLLVALIFSYIYSRFVTRPIRQMAAVTTTMQRLEKDVHYPVNSHDEIGVLGRNINELYQNLWQTIRSLEHENKRITQLEKEKIAFLRAASHELKTPLAALRIMLENMQLNIGEYKNRDQYLAESVAQVDRLAAMVNDVLRSGNVAEQAVRQEKRLRVDQLIAEVVDDYRLLAKARGMTFKLDTQPTTIRANPDMMRHVISNLVSNAVRHGDAGSVIKLTCNQRELAIENTCKPLTKQQLQHVFDPFYRSSDGAKQHTDSSGIGLYTVKMLLDAKGLDYEFAPHGRGMRFVVRFE, encoded by the coding sequence ATGAAGCGGCTTAAGTTATTTCCCAAAACATTTTTAGTGTCAATCGGCCTGTTTGCAGCGTTGATCATCCTGGCGCACGCGCTAGTCTACACCTTGATGCCACAATTTTATCTGCAGCAAAAAGAGCGCCAGGCAGCAAATAACCTGGCAATGCTGACCACCGAGCTGCGCGGTAAATCGGCCGAGGAAATGCGCCGTCTCAGCCAGGAATTTGCGAGTATGAAAAACGTCAACATTACGCTAACGATTGACGGACGCGATCAGTATTTTCAAGGCTTTCAATCCGTCAATATCGTGACAGACAGCGGTAAACCAGTCGATACCAGCGTGGTGAAAATCGCTGACGGACAAACGATCGATCCGCGCTCGGTGATTTTGCAGCAGGGTAGTGTGGCGGATAATCGCGGACAAACGGCCAGAATCAAGCTACTGGCCGATGTGGCGCCTGTCACTCAGGCCAAGCTCGCCACGCTGCACGTATTGCCGTATACCATGCTTGGTTCGCTGTTGGTGGCGCTGATATTTTCTTACATCTACAGTCGTTTTGTGACGCGGCCGATTCGTCAGATGGCAGCAGTGACGACGACCATGCAGCGACTGGAAAAGGACGTGCACTACCCGGTGAACAGCCATGACGAGATCGGCGTGCTAGGGCGAAACATTAACGAGTTATACCAAAATCTGTGGCAAACGATTCGCTCACTGGAGCATGAGAATAAGCGGATCACACAGCTGGAGAAAGAAAAAATCGCATTCCTCCGCGCGGCCTCGCATGAGCTAAAAACACCGCTGGCGGCCCTCAGGATTATGCTCGAAAATATGCAGCTAAACATCGGTGAGTATAAAAATCGCGACCAGTACCTGGCGGAATCGGTGGCGCAGGTTGACCGCTTGGCGGCGATGGTGAATGATGTGTTGCGCTCTGGAAACGTGGCCGAGCAAGCCGTACGCCAAGAAAAGCGACTGAGGGTTGACCAGCTGATAGCTGAGGTGGTCGACGATTACCGCCTGCTAGCAAAAGCGCGCGGCATGACCTTCAAGCTTGACACCCAGCCGACAACCATTCGCGCTAATCCTGATATGATGCGTCACGTCATCTCGAATCTAGTGTCAAACGCGGTGCGCCACGGCGATGCGGGGAGTGTGATAAAACTTACTTGCAACCAGCGTGAACTAGCCATCGAAAACACCTGCAAACCACTCACCAAGCAGCAACTCCAGCACGTCTTCGATCCGTTTTATCGTAGTTCTGACGGCGCGAAACAACATACCGACAGCAGTGGTATCGGCCTCTATACCGTGAAAATGCTGCTCGACGCTAAGGGTCTGGATTATGAGTTTGCACCGCACGGGCGGGGTATGCGGTTTGTGGTAAGGTTTGAGTAG
- a CDS encoding response regulator transcription factor, whose amino-acid sequence MTSTVLIVEDEPTLRTGTEQFLRQQGFMVLTATSGEEALEKYTKADVIILDIMLPKMSGIEVLRRIRQTSDVPVLMLTALHDEPTQVASFDELADDYMSKPFSLVLLEKRIRALFRRQQQPTKTLWRRGLASVDFAAYQGFYNDTDAHLKPKEVQLLKLLVDNPNMVWSRQAIIDKLWRDDEVPFDRVIDVYIKNLRKKLHLDCIITVKGVGYRYEAA is encoded by the coding sequence ATGACATCAACGGTTCTTATTGTTGAAGACGAGCCCACCTTACGCACTGGCACTGAGCAATTCCTCCGCCAGCAGGGTTTTATGGTGCTGACAGCAACCAGCGGCGAAGAGGCTCTGGAGAAGTATACCAAAGCAGATGTCATCATCCTCGATATCATGCTACCAAAGATGAGTGGTATTGAAGTGCTGCGGCGTATTCGCCAGACTAGCGACGTACCGGTGCTAATGCTGACGGCGCTACATGATGAGCCGACGCAAGTTGCGAGTTTTGACGAGCTGGCGGATGATTATATGAGTAAGCCGTTTTCGCTGGTGCTGTTGGAAAAGCGCATCAGGGCGCTATTTCGCCGCCAGCAGCAACCCACCAAAACCTTATGGCGCCGCGGCCTGGCCTCAGTGGATTTCGCGGCTTATCAGGGGTTTTATAATGATACTGACGCGCACCTCAAGCCCAAGGAGGTGCAGCTGCTCAAACTGCTCGTCGATAATCCAAACATGGTCTGGAGCCGGCAGGCTATCATTGACAAGTTGTGGCGTGATGACGAGGTGCCGTTTGACCGGGTGATTGACGTCTACATTAAAAATCTGCGCAAGAAATTGCACCTGGACTGCATCATCACGGTGAAGGGAGTGGGCTATCGCTATGAAGCGGCTTAA
- a CDS encoding HAMP domain-containing histidine kinase gives MKLFFSATLKLAGWYLLILMTVSLLFSGIIFQVASSELDVQLNNWSKHHKTDGNTETTIIRDHPSISTTNLLISLGYLNLIVLLGGGVCAYILARRTLEPIEAAHDAQSRFTANASHQLRTPLAVIKAEAELALSDQHASKASLRQTLQSTLEETDRLTQLTETLLKLSSANRQLETTTETFDITDLTKKLITERKADARTVLITDEAITLTSHRLIVRELIAIILDNALRHSPRKSRVQVDIKAAHHRITICLTNDGQIAARDLPHIFERFFSGDQRTGGYGLGLSLAKQLAGALGGQLTAASRKGTTTFTISLPKTL, from the coding sequence GTGAAATTATTTTTCTCGGCAACGCTCAAGCTCGCCGGCTGGTACTTGCTCATTCTGATGACCGTCAGCTTGCTATTTAGCGGCATCATCTTTCAAGTCGCTAGCTCCGAACTCGACGTCCAGCTGAATAACTGGAGTAAGCATCACAAAACCGACGGCAACACCGAAACGACCATCATCCGCGACCATCCGTCAATCTCGACCACCAACCTGCTGATCAGCCTCGGCTATCTCAACCTCATCGTACTGCTCGGCGGCGGTGTGTGTGCCTATATATTGGCCCGGCGGACGCTTGAGCCGATTGAGGCAGCACATGACGCCCAGTCGCGCTTTACCGCCAACGCCAGTCATCAGCTGCGCACGCCACTGGCCGTCATCAAAGCTGAGGCCGAGCTGGCATTGTCCGACCAGCACGCCAGCAAAGCATCGCTTCGCCAGACGCTCCAGAGCACACTCGAAGAGACCGACCGCCTGACGCAGCTGACTGAGACGCTGCTCAAATTATCATCTGCCAATCGACAATTAGAAACCACGACTGAGACATTCGACATCACCGACCTCACCAAAAAGCTGATCACTGAACGCAAGGCCGATGCACGCACCGTACTGATCACCGACGAGGCCATCACCCTGACCAGCCATCGCCTCATCGTCCGCGAACTGATCGCCATCATCCTCGACAACGCCCTGCGCCACAGCCCGCGTAAGTCCCGTGTCCAGGTTGATATCAAGGCTGCCCATCATCGCATCACCATCTGTCTGACGAACGATGGCCAAATCGCGGCGCGCGACTTGCCGCATATTTTTGAGCGATTTTTTTCTGGCGATCAGCGAACCGGCGGCTACGGCCTCGGCCTCAGTCTCGCCAAGCAACTAGCCGGCGCCCTCGGCGGCCAACTCACCGCCGCCAGCCGCAAAGGCACGACAACGTTCACCATTTCGCTGCCAAAAACCCTGTAA
- a CDS encoding response regulator transcription factor — protein MRLLIIEDEPKIARIIAEALRREHHAVDVTHDGDEGLNMAMSEPYDLLVVDRMLPGQSGTDIVQDLRGQGKDMPILLLTALGTTEDKTFGLDSGADDYLVKPFAIAELTARVRALLRRPPIQQPDTLQIADLVIDQTTQSVTRAGTAIDLTSKEYALLEYLARHPGQTLSKDTLIAHVWDFDADILPNNVEAYIKQLRKKIDKPFRCPLIHTVRGFGYKLEAGE, from the coding sequence ATGCGCCTCCTCATCATCGAAGACGAACCCAAAATTGCCCGGATTATCGCCGAGGCCTTGCGGCGTGAGCATCATGCCGTGGACGTGACGCATGACGGGGATGAGGGGTTGAATATGGCGATGAGCGAGCCGTACGATCTATTGGTCGTTGATCGGATGTTACCGGGACAGAGCGGCACGGACATCGTGCAGGATTTACGCGGGCAGGGCAAGGATATGCCGATTCTGCTGCTGACAGCACTGGGGACGACCGAGGACAAGACGTTCGGCCTGGACAGCGGTGCTGATGATTATCTCGTCAAGCCCTTCGCCATCGCCGAACTCACCGCCCGCGTGCGAGCGCTCCTTCGCCGTCCGCCAATTCAGCAACCGGACACGCTCCAGATCGCTGATCTCGTGATCGACCAGACAACGCAATCCGTCACTCGTGCTGGCACCGCGATCGACCTGACCAGCAAGGAGTACGCACTCCTCGAATACCTGGCGCGCCACCCCGGCCAGACGCTTAGCAAAGACACATTGATCGCCCATGTGTGGGATTTTGATGCTGACATTTTGCCCAACAACGTTGAGGCCTACATCAAGCAGCTGCGCAAAAAAATCGACAAGCCATTTCGATGCCCACTGATTCACACCGTGCGCGGCTTTGGGTATAAATTGGAGGCTGGCGAGTGA
- a CDS encoding ATP-binding cassette domain-containing protein — translation MAFGDKVVIQDLGFEVRRGEVFGFLGSNGSGKTTTLRALLGLYEPTAGELLVDGKPYTVEDSVKLGYLPEERGLYKKEKVIDTMIYFGRLKGLSKEEARNFSMNYLERVGLSDKAKTRLDKLSGGQQQKIQLGVTIMGDPELLILDEPTKGFDPVNRRLLMNIIEERRKAGATVIFVTHQMEEVERLCDRLILLKDGRAAAYGTLAEVKKQFGGASMDDIFVKVYGGEKQEVRHE, via the coding sequence ATGGCGTTTGGCGACAAGGTGGTCATTCAAGACCTCGGTTTTGAGGTGCGGCGCGGTGAGGTGTTTGGATTCTTAGGCAGCAACGGCTCGGGAAAGACGACGACGCTCAGAGCACTATTGGGGCTATACGAGCCGACGGCCGGCGAACTACTGGTTGACGGCAAGCCGTACACGGTCGAAGACAGCGTGAAATTAGGCTATCTCCCAGAGGAGCGCGGCTTGTACAAAAAAGAAAAAGTCATCGACACTATGATTTATTTTGGCCGGCTGAAAGGTCTCAGCAAAGAAGAAGCTCGTAATTTCTCCATGAATTATCTGGAGCGAGTTGGTTTGAGCGATAAGGCAAAGACTCGGCTGGACAAATTGTCAGGTGGTCAGCAGCAAAAAATTCAGCTGGGTGTGACCATCATGGGCGACCCAGAGCTGCTCATTTTAGACGAGCCGACCAAGGGCTTTGACCCAGTCAACCGCCGCCTACTAATGAACATCATTGAGGAGCGGCGCAAGGCCGGCGCAACGGTAATATTTGTGACCCACCAGATGGAAGAGGTCGAACGATTATGCGACCGGCTGATTCTATTAAAAGACGGTCGAGCGGCGGCGTACGGTACGCTAGCAGAAGTGAAAAAGCAGTTCGGCGGTGCGTCAATGGATGATATTTTCGTCAAGGTTTATGGCGGCGAGAAGCAGGAGGTACGTCATGAGTAA
- a CDS encoding ABC transporter permease has protein sequence MIFSSRFMAARSRRYVMSKMHNLGMVFKFEVLRTLKKPTFWLIALGFPVMIGLIFGIVLWSNQATKEAADKLQEQKFSITMTDHSKLIKPEVAAVMKVQSVDSEAEGIEKVKRRQTDAYFYIPKNLEKDTIRIYGQDTGVFENNKYEAVVRTLLNQSVDSRVTGSEAAVIKQKINSSLKTYKDGKESGGVNEMIVPGFFLVLFYMLVAFFSNQMLTSTVEEKENRTVEMLLTTVQARTLIIGKIWALIALSLIQGMVIVVPVLIGYFGFGSQLHLSNFDLSQIVFDPTRIAVAVALFGASFTMLTGLLVAMGAMMPTAKEAGSWVGLVMILLFGPLYAASVFVSYPESTFSMVMSYFPLTAPIPLMIRNTVGNLSLIEALIGVAVLVVSAVLIMMLAVRVFRYGAMSYDSKLSLSALRMKRKADKV, from the coding sequence ATGATATTTTCGTCAAGGTTTATGGCGGCGAGAAGCAGGAGGTACGTCATGAGTAAGATGCATAATTTGGGAATGGTGTTCAAATTTGAAGTGCTGCGCACTCTGAAAAAACCGACCTTCTGGCTGATAGCGCTGGGTTTTCCGGTTATGATCGGATTGATTTTCGGTATTGTTCTTTGGTCAAATCAGGCGACCAAAGAGGCGGCCGATAAGCTTCAAGAACAAAAATTTAGCATTACTATGACAGATCATTCAAAGCTAATCAAGCCGGAAGTCGCGGCGGTGATGAAAGTCCAATCAGTTGACTCCGAAGCTGAAGGTATCGAAAAAGTCAAACGCCGTCAGACGGATGCTTATTTCTATATACCGAAGAATCTTGAGAAGGACACGATCAGGATATACGGCCAAGATACGGGGGTTTTTGAGAACAATAAGTACGAGGCGGTTGTCCGCACACTACTGAATCAGTCGGTTGATAGTAGGGTCACCGGATCGGAAGCGGCAGTGATCAAGCAGAAAATTAATTCGTCACTCAAGACCTATAAAGACGGTAAAGAAAGCGGCGGTGTGAACGAGATGATCGTGCCAGGGTTCTTCCTGGTGCTGTTTTATATGCTCGTTGCCTTCTTTAGTAATCAGATGCTGACGAGTACTGTCGAGGAGAAAGAAAATCGCACTGTGGAGATGTTGCTGACAACGGTGCAGGCCAGGACGTTGATTATCGGCAAGATTTGGGCGTTGATCGCTCTATCGCTGATTCAGGGGATGGTTATCGTTGTGCCGGTGTTGATTGGCTATTTTGGATTTGGTTCGCAGCTGCATTTGTCTAACTTTGATCTATCGCAAATTGTGTTTGATCCGACGAGAATCGCTGTTGCTGTTGCACTGTTCGGTGCGAGCTTTACCATGCTGACTGGTCTGTTGGTAGCTATGGGGGCAATGATGCCGACTGCCAAGGAGGCGGGTTCGTGGGTTGGCCTGGTGATGATACTGCTGTTTGGGCCGCTGTACGCCGCGTCAGTATTCGTTTCATACCCAGAGTCAACCTTCTCAATGGTTATGTCGTACTTCCCGCTTACGGCACCAATTCCGTTGATGATTAGGAATACGGTCGGCAATTTGTCGCTCATTGAGGCCCTGATCGGCGTAGCGGTCTTGGTGGTGTCTGCGGTACTGATCATGATGCTGGCGGTGCGGGTTTTCCGCTACGGCGCGATGTCATATGATAGCAAGTTATCTCTGTCAGCGTTGCGGATGAAGCGAAAAGCTGATAAAGTTTAA